The Clostridium sp. AWRP genome has a window encoding:
- a CDS encoding DUF126 domain-containing protein, protein MNNKVFSCHKISEGVVEGEALISTDDIMFYLIDPKTGTVIEKGHSLEGKSVSNKILIFPGGKGSSVVQADGLYQLNMNNNAPKAMIIQNPETVLVASSIIMEIPMVDRVCEDFYSIIKDGDTIRVDTNTGEVTVVEK, encoded by the coding sequence ATGAATAATAAAGTATTTTCCTGTCATAAGATATCTGAAGGTGTAGTAGAAGGAGAAGCACTCATTTCTACAGATGACATCATGTTTTATTTAATTGATCCTAAAACTGGCACAGTAATTGAAAAGGGACATTCCCTGGAAGGAAAAAGTGTATCAAATAAAATTCTCATATTTCCCGGAGGTAAAGGAAGTTCGGTTGTTCAGGCAGACGGATTATATCAGCTGAACATGAACAATAATGCGCCAAAAGCAATGATTATACAAAATCCAGAAACTGTTCTTGTAGCTAGTTCTATTATAATGGAAATACCTATGGTGGACAGAGTTTGTGAAGATTTTTATAGTATCATAAAAGATGGTGATACTATAAGAGTTGATACAAATACTGGAGAAGTTACTGTTGTAGAGAAATAA